gagctgctgcgaaattaaacgtttactgtatgccacgtggactcactgcaagataacattattcttgacttgagattcacacaatttgtcacatatGCTGGACTGTAAGAAAAACTGTTATTCAGCAAAaaatttgtgtatagctttacagatcaagtttgactttcatgaggatttacctatttttgacagagataTATATCCCTTGAATTTTGgcgaaaattagttttcctatctttgtttttgcaatgcctcatatagttacaaatcaagtttaacttccatgacgatttacctattataaacagagttatggcccttgaatttaagagATACAAAACATTGTTGGAACCTGTAGTGGgcgtgtattgctttagcagtacttccagaatgcttgttatacatttaatctacactccacattcattactattgttataatatatatatatatatatacacacatgtacatataatgatataatatacataccCTATTCATTATTACACATAATTATAACCTACATGCCAGGTGCATTATCATACACttcacatttattataatacatataatctacactccacattatttattatatacatgattTACAcacctttcttttattatacatacaacctACTCTCTGCATtcatcaatatatatgtattctgcATTCCACTATTATGACACTATGCATGATCTACACTGCACATTCATTACTTTACATATAAAACGGAATGTGTTGtctagattatgtgtatataatgaattgggagtgtatattatacgtatagtaataaatgtgaagtgcatattatatataataatgaatgaggagtgtagattatatgaataataatgaacaggaagtgcagattatgtgtataataataactacttTATAAGGtatagattatgtgtataataatgaatggtgagtgtatattatatgtataataattaatgtgtagtGCAGGTgttatgtatagtaatgaagaagacggaaatgttttacacattttatttacggttatatggcgtcgaacatatggttaaggactacacagatattgagagaggaaacccgcggtcgCGACTTTATGcaccttcccatagacaggatagcacataccacaacctttgatgtaccagtcgtggtgcactggctggagcgagaaatagcccaataggcccactgacagggatcgatcccaaaccgaccgcgcatcaagcgagcgctttaccactgggctaccgaTGATTTGGTGATGtggtgcaaggaagagcatgcCACTACTGCCACCTACAGAATGCGGATAGCAGCAGACAACCTGACAGCCTGGTCAGAAAAATGGTGTGTGGCTATCAATAAAGACAAGTCTTCTACCACACTCTTCACTCTATCACCAAAGAAAAAAGCAGGAACAATCAAAATTGGGAACACTCCACTGAAACATGCAGATGAAGTAACATACCTTGGGGTCACCTTCGACAAGAAACAAACTTGGAAACCACATATTCAAAAGGCAGAGACAAAAGCCAGATGCAAATTAGCCATCATGCGGAAACTAGCAGGGACTAGCTGGGGAGCAAATGAGACAATCCTCAAGAGAGTATATCAAGGAACTGTACGGCCGCATCTTGAATACGGCTCATCAGCCTGGTCAACCACTGCAAAGACCAACCAGCAAGCTTTAGACAAGGTTCAAAACCAAGCTCTGCGAATCATAACGGGATCCATGAAGTCTACACCCATTAAAGACATGGAAAAAACTGCAGCAATACAACCCCTTGGTGAGAGGAGAGATGCCAAGATCATGATCCAGGCAGAGAAATTCAGGTACCTGCCCAATCATCCAATGAAACAAAGAATGGATGGTCTGACAAAGAATCGTCTCAAACGTAGCAGTTTCATCCACCAAAGCAGAAGACTTACTAGAGAACACCAAGCTAACCCGTTACCAAAGACACTTCCATTTTGCCCAACAGATCTTCCACAACCATGGAATGATGAACAAGCCAATGTACAGATCAGCATGTCTGTCCCACAGTTGGCTTCAGCAGACTCCCAAAACGACCTGGTCAAACGGTCACTGGCAATGGCTATGATCAGTGACCGGTACCCAGAAGAATCTTGGATCCATGCATACACTGATGGTTCGTCAACAAATGCTGTGGCCAATGGAGGGGCAGGCATATTTATCAAGCTCCCTTCAAGAAATACCCTAACTGCAAAAGTACCAACCGGCACCCACAGTTCCAACTACAATGCAGAAACCCATGCACTTATTCAGGCTGCTACAATGATCAAGGATGCAAAAGAAGACTGTCAACAAGTTGTCTTCCTCACAGATGCTCTCTCAGTCCTACAAGCCTTGCAAGGGGAAAAACTTCCTCACCTGAATGAAGCCATGCAAGAGGTAGCAAAGGAAAGACGAGTAGCTCTACAGTGGATCCCAGCACATTGTGGGATTCCAGGAAATGAGGAAGCAGACAGGCTAGCCAAGCTAGGAGCTAATCATGTACAGCCCAGCAACAACATTAGCTTCTCAGAGAAGAAAACCTTGATAAAGGCAGCCAACAGACCCAGGACAGAACAAGATGATTACCACCTTCTCAGTCGCTTGGAACAAGTAACTCTGTTGAGACTCCGGACAGGCCACAACCGACTGAATGCTCACATGTTCAGAAAGTTTAAACTTGCAGCAACACCAACCTGCAGTTGTGGCCTGGAAGACCAAACAGCAGAACACATCTTACAGGCGTGTCCAATTCATCAAGACCTGAGACAAGCTGAGTGGCCAA
This portion of the Gigantopelta aegis isolate Gae_Host unplaced genomic scaffold, Gae_host_genome ctg2781_pilon_pilon:::debris, whole genome shotgun sequence genome encodes:
- the LOC121391659 gene encoding uncharacterized protein LOC121391659, which produces MRIAADNLTAWSEKWCVAINKDKSSTTLFTLSPKKKAGTIKIGNTPLKHADEVTYLGVTFDKKQTWKPHIQKAETKARCKLAIMRKLAGTSWGANETILKRVYQGTVRPHLEYGSSAWSTTAKTNQQALDKVQNQALRIITGSMKSTPIKDMEKTAAIQPLGERRDAKIMIQAEKFRYLPNHPMKQRMDGLTKNRLKRSSFIHQSRRLTREHQANPLPKTLPFCPTDLPQPWNDEQANVQISMSVPQLASADSQNDLVKRSLAMAMISDRYPEESWIHAYTDGSSTNAVANGGAGIFIKLPSRNTLTAKVPTGTHSSNYNAETHALIQAATMIKDAKEDCQQVVFLTDALSVLQALQGEKLPHLNEAMQEVAKERRVALQWIPAHCGIPGNEEADRLAKLGANHVQPSNNISFSEKKTLIKAANRPRTEQDDYHLLSRLEQVTLLRLRTGHNRLNAHMFRKFKLAATPTCSCGLEDQTAEHILQACPIHQDLRQAEWPIETAIHTKLYGKRGELEKTAHFILQTGLLV